TTACAATATTCTAGAAATTCAGTGGGAGCTATGTGTCTGAAGAAGTCATCCTGGCTCTGACCTTTAGGATCGGCGTTGGGGAAGAGGCGGTTCCATGGCACTTTGCAGCGCAAAGGCAGCGACAACAGATAGTTTCTGGCCTTAATGTTGATGATGCAGTTGAGATCCTCCTGAGAAGGAGAACCCAGGATCCCTGAGAGACAAACGGAAGATTGTTAGATGATCCAGTTTCTCGCTCCTTTATGAAACTAATTAGCACACAGGGCCTGATTAAAGTTTTCACTTCCACAACGAAGTTCTCTCAACAAAAACAGTCTGAATGCACAACAGATCGACAGATGGGAGAAGCAATATGTGGTCTAGCACCAAGAAACAAAAAGTAAGACTTGATAAGTGCATATTAACAGCTACAGTATCTATGGACTGACACCAGAAAGCCGCTGCTGCTGGCAGAGTGAGACATTTTGGTTCAAGTCTTAAGATGTCAGagctttaataaaaacaaaactgacattGAATTACGCAACAGATTCACATTTTGTCAGATCTTTACTATTAACCAGATAAAATTATCTCAGGAGGTTATGATTTGCACAGCTTGCACTACAACAAGCTGTTCAGATTACTATTGTTAGTAACTCCTGTTTTAACTAGAAGTCTTTGTTAACTTTTACTTTAACAcataacaaataacaaaataacaagCAAGATGTCCAACTGGgattttgttgcaaaaaaaaagaagaatccaACAAATTATCTAAACTGATTCCTTTACAAATCAATATTCAAGAGCTCTGTTTGGTTTCTTGACTAGTTCGCTACGAAAAGTGCTACACCAACCCTAAAAACTGTGGGTATAAAGAAAATGATTACCCAAAATGTGGTTGAGCTGATCCAAGTAGTGCTTCCCGGGAAAGATTGGCCTGTTGGAGAGCATCTCAGCCAGGATGCAACCCACTGACCAGATGTCTATGGACTTGGTGTAGCCCTGGAAgtgaaacacacagacacagtcaTTACTACAGTATTTTCAGTAAGTATACAGTGAAGTTAAATGGTGGTAGCAATAATTTAGCAGAGTATTATGTCTGGTTGAGCTCAGTAAGTGTAAAAGCTTCACTTCTGGCAACATTACAGCCTCATTCTTTTAAACTAAACCAAATTATCTGCAGGATTCAGAAAGGAAAATACAAGATTTAGCTTAGAATTTGAAAGGATAATTCTGATCCAGTCCCTAAAGCAGTTTCAAGCTGGTAATTTTTCTGTGTATCTTTCACTAGACTCtatactaaacatttaaattgaTTCATGCAAAAAGTTCACACTAATTTAGACTCCTCATTTGTCAAATTTCTACAAAAGAGGTGGACAGTGAAAAGCTAGCAACACCTATAGAGCCACATTCAAGGGAGAAATGCCTGATTGTAATAATGCAGAATTACAATTTGAGAGCACTCCAACACAGCATCAAATTATATTCGAGACACAGcttatttttattcaaactgtttttctatttgctgctgttacaccATAAATTTCCCTGCTGGGGGATCAATAAAAGttgaatcaatcaatcaatcaatcaatcaatcagtcaatcagtcagtcagtcagtcagtcagtcagtcagtcagtcagtcagtcagtcagtcagtcagtcagtcagtcagtcagtcagtcagtcagtcagtcagtctgtctgtctgtctgtctgtctgtctgtctgtctgtctgtctgtctgtctgtctgtctgtctgtctgtctttaatctatctatctatctatctatctatctatctatctatctatctatctatctatctatctatctatctatctatctataacctatctatccatctatccatctatccatctatcttcaaaaaaatgcaCTACATAATACAGTCCATGCTTAACTTAgcacaaaactggaaaaacaaagtTGTCAGTGGGGACACCGACCTTGGAGTTGAGCATGATCTCCGGAGCTCGGTACCAACGAGTGGCGACATACTCTGTAAGGAAACCGGTGTGATCGTGGTCAGGATCGGCCACACGTGCCAAACCAAAGTCACAGATCTGCAGGGAGATTAGAGATGTGACAGTAAATGGCTGCAACATCAGAGGACATgtgatcaaaataaaacaatcagcAGAAAACATGTTCAGACCACACAGATCGAGGGTTTGCATGGTCGATTTGTATTTGTGAGGGATAATTTCTGAGAATATCAAGTTATTTGATGCTTTTTGGAAATAgatacattactgttcaaaagtttggggtaacTCAGGCAATTgaatgtttcccatgaaaactcacacttttatgcatgtgctaacataactgcacaagggttttctaatcatcaatgatcctttcaacaccattagctaacacaacgtagcattagaatacaggagtgatggttgctggaaatgttcctctgtacctctatggagatattccattaaaaatcagctgtttccagctacaatagtcatttaccacattaacaatgtctacactggatttatcattcatttaatggtatcttcattgaaaaaaactgcttttctttcaaaaagaaggacatttctaagtgatccaaacttttgaatggtagtgtatataaatatttgaattttttttaacggAGGGGATTTTAGATGTTTCCTTTTTACCATTTGAATCAGAAAACACCATCAAGAGCCagaaaagtcagtttttatgcCCTTTTTAGCCTCCAAATTTCAAAATTGATCAGCGTATGAACAACATGCTTTTACTTGTAATGTCTCTTCTTAATTGTACATACTATTCTCACATATATGCACACTATAATTCACAAATTTgctttaaatatgtcatttatATAAACAGTTTTTTGCTATATTGGACCAAGATGAGCAGAGTCTCTTCATCAATGATCTGAACTAGTGTATGATTTTGTATTACAAGTTCTCAATAATTCGATGGATTTAATTTTAtcctcactgaaaaaaaaagattttctttcaaaaataaggacatttataagtgaccccaaacttctgaatggtaggGTACATCATAAAGATGAGGATTTGACAGTGTTAGATCGTCATTGGACACAAAAACAAGGATGTTCCGGTAAAGTTTGAGTATTATCTGCCaacaaaattgtaaatactttagaatagaacagaagaattgaagatttttattgttaatttctcTATATATCTAGGACATACAGAGGGACTCTTGCATCTTTGTATTTGCGCCAAACAATTAAAAGAGGATCAAACTACggtatcaataaaataaataaaatgcataaatatgatATAGTGACAGCTTATCTTCTTAGAATATCCCTTTATGTACCCCTAAAGAGAATTAAagttaaagaaataaatccaataaattcaaattttaagGTAATGACAGGTAACTTGCTGTAAAGGTAAGTTACGGcataaaaagcagcattttgatATGAGTTGCATGCAAAAAGAGGTGAATTATGGCACTTTCAGCTTTCCGTACAGAAGGATTACAAGGTCTTTCCATGCGGGTAATTTTTTggtatttaaattttacactagtattcaaaaataaaagtgacatCATTCTTGTAAACCAGCCTAGCCCATCTTTAAAGACTTTAACATTTGAGACGCTACCTTGAGATCGCAGGTGGTGTTGAGCAGAAGGTTGGAAGGCTTCAGGTCGCGGTGCAGGACGTTGGCAGAGTGGATGTACTTGAGCCCTCGTAGGATCTGGTAGAGGAAGTAGCAGATGTGGTCGTTGCTCAGGTGTTGAGTCTTCAGGAGCTTGTACAGGTCTGTTTCCATGAGATCCTGGACAATATATCTGCACAGCCTGAGTTAAAGACGTTCTTTTAGATGGTGGAAAAGACATcgttttattttccatctacTAAAATGAGATCTCCAGATATCCAACAGAGCCGAGCAGTTAGTCAAAAACTAACCAAAAACCAACATTATAACTCAAGAACCTGTCAAATTTTTTCCATATTAATATACTTGATAAATTGTTTTTTCATCAGCATGAAATTTTCCCTGTTTGTTCCTTAAAATAAGCAATTAATGATGAATTTTTGTGCTACAAGGTTcatgaaaatgtatatttaaatttgtaaataaggTATTATAAGCCCAAAATTCCATTAATTTCcagaacagaaatctgaaaacTAGATAAAGAAAGCCTCAAcgattttagttttattatgcTGACAAGGTTTTCACATTAGGAATTATGGGCATTTCTTTTATAGCACTctataaatgaataattttgcCACTTGTTCATGAATGAAACACTCTATAAATCAAATTATGATTAATACGTGAAGAAACCCCTCTCTGAAAACCTTCAGAATATAGATAGGAATAAAACTGAAAGGTTTGGTGTATGCAAGCACTATTGAAGTGGAGATTTCTGTCTCTTAGTAtgagaaaacaatcattttgAGCAAATAGTCCTTAAAGATATTCATTGTAACTGAAATCTACAgacacaaatagaaaaaaaatgtagtcaAACAAACCCctaattgtgtatttttggatATTTACTGTACATTAGTCTTACAGAAGACATTCAATGGAagcaaaatattccaaaatctCTGTATATGAACAAACCCCTCGATGAAAACCTTCGCAATATAAAtaggaataaaactgaaatgtttggtGTAAGCAAGTACTATTGAAGTGGAGATTTGTCTCTTACTATGAGAAAACAATTATTTGAGGAAACAGTTCTTAAAGATATGCATTGTAATTGACATCTACAgacacaaatagaaaaaaaatgtgtattttgggatgttttctttccatttgtCTTACAGAAGACATTTAATGGAAGCAAAATATTCCAGAATCCCATATCTGACCAGTAATGTCTTGCCTTAAATATGAGgaagtcatccaaaaaattccAAGATTTAACGTTTAATATTTTCTACGTTGAATTATTGACACCTCTGCTGCAAGTTTGGTAATTTTCTTCTCTAGTATCATGTTCATTTGAGGTAAATTTGCTCAttaactgtgatattttccactgttaaaaaaaatccaaaaccacATTTAGGCTTTCCTGGCATGTTCATGTTGGATTTTAGCATCACACTCAGAGAGCCATCTCGAGCTTGAATCACCAAAATGCTGACTTGTTGCTTATTTTCGGAAGCTTGTCAATTTTTAGCCGAGTCCCTAAGGTGTCATGGTGGCGTAATGAGCCGGTGCCCGTGTAGCTACAACAAACTGAAACCATGTCAGGCCcaggtggcaaaaaaaaaagccaattcTGTGTAGGAGAGTCGCTTTTATCTCGGAgcgtttattatttttgtttgggTGAATGCTCGTGTTGGCAGGCGGGAAGCAGAGAGCCGAGTCGCTGCAGGCTTCAGCCATATCTTTGAGGtacaactaaaacacacacagtgactgtAGACTCCACCAGTTTGCCACTGCTGGCTCCAGTGAAGAGCATCTCTGCCAAATGCACGGTGACAGGTGGCTATTATGTAATAAAACCCAAATGAAAACCCCCTACTCAACCACAAATGTTGGAGCGTACGACCAATCACACCGGCAGCTGAGAAAACCCATCAAATGccttcacacattatcaacagCTTCCAATGCAGGAGAAATATTTAGTGAGGATACACATCCTTCATCTGATCGATGGTCGGCGTGCGAATGATGTCGTTGATTCCAATGATGTTCTCGTGCTTGAAGCGCAGGAGGATTTTGATCTCTCTCAGGGTGCGCTGGCAGTACGTCTGGTGCTCGAAGGGGCTGATCTTCTTAATGGCAACACGA
Above is a genomic segment from Amphiprion ocellaris isolate individual 3 ecotype Okinawa chromosome 6, ASM2253959v1, whole genome shotgun sequence containing:
- the mapk1 gene encoding mitogen-activated protein kinase 1, with product MATAAVSAPAGCGPSPGPGTELVRGQAFDVGPRYSNLSYIGEGAYGMVCSAYDRDNKIRVAIKKISPFEHQTYCQRTLREIKILLRFKHENIIGINDIIRTPTIDQMKDVYIVQDLMETDLYKLLKTQHLSNDHICYFLYQILRGLKYIHSANVLHRDLKPSNLLLNTTCDLKICDFGLARVADPDHDHTGFLTEYVATRWYRAPEIMLNSKGYTKSIDIWSVGCILAEMLSNRPIFPGKHYLDQLNHILGILGSPSQEDLNCIINIKARNYLLSLPLRCKVPWNRLFPNADPKALDLLDKMLTFNPHKRIEVEEALAHPYLEQYYDPTDEPVAEAPFKFDMELDDLPKETLKELIFEETARFQPGFRS